aaaagaacactAATAAGAGTGTTTATTTTGTCGTTTTAAAAGCCAGTGATATCAaattgatacttttttttttttttataattgggcatatataataaataagagaTTTCTGGACAAAGTTGGATCCCTGTAAAAGAATTTATCTTACaagagtatatatataaaactgcGCACGCCGACAAGTGGTTGGCAAAATAAAATGGTTGAAGTTTTATCTCTAATGAAAAGTGAATGACATGAATTTccttaaaatgtttatttatggATTTTTGAAGGAACTAAGCTACCAACGTCCAGGTATGTGAGATCAGTGGTACGCCGAAGAAACGTGGTAGAATGTCCTAGCTTAATTACACACATTTTGTTCAAGGGAGAAGGCTGAAGTGAATGTGAGCATATTACTATACTTGGGCCAAGGCCTAACGAATCTTGGGCTAAAACAATAAAACGACAATCTTGGCCAAGACAAAGATTACtaccaaatttattttaagaccTGATTTTGTAACCTAAGGAAAGAGGGATTTACTTGATGAGGAAAGCGAagggaaataaaatatattatatgctcgtactaaaagaaaaaatagtacaGGCAGCTAAGAAATAGACTACAGTAGAAATATATTACAACCGAGATGAGAAATTGCTTTCTTTGCAAAGTATCAATTGGTATAATTGCAAAAGTAccaaaaaaagcaaaaaaaaaaagaaaagaaaagtagtaTCATTACAAAAAATACTGTCTATTGGTTGGTTGGATCGGGATCATCTGACGTATTATGAATGTAACTCTCAAAAATCAAAATGTGacgggagaaaaaaaaaatgaaaggcaCCACGACTACTGACCACATTCTCCCCAACAATCCTGCTCTAGATATTGGCAAACCTcctatttttgtattttaccCTTACTTTTCCAATTCATTAGAAAAGCAATATTATTGTTTAGGTGGGAGTTGTCCATGTTTGTAATTACACAATGAAGAATATTATGTACCATTTACGTGTACTCCAGCAGACGGACTCTTTATCTTTCCAGCTTCATTGTTCTCGGCTTAGGCTGTGATACGACAGCTTTCTCTTGTTCAGTGAGTGCATGGCGGAAATGGCATCTATGGCCATATGGGCACACGACCCCCGCAAGGACCATCCTGCAGACCTCAGTTTTGTAGCGTGGGTGGCGGATGACTGGGCGAAGCTCCCCAATACCGTGAGCAAATTGGCAGTGGTCTCCGTATGGGCATGTTCCGGTTTCCTGCCACTTATTACACAGCTCAGTTTTGAACATCCCTTGGTTGTACACTACCATTTCCAGAGGCTCTTCCTCTTTCTGCCCTCCCCGAACATACACCTTCTGCTGTACCATTCCATGGCAACATATGcaaaaatttcaacaacaaGCAAATAGcataaattacaataataataaacaaataaactcCTTCCTATTTTTATGCTACCAACAATCAATTGTAGTTAAGTCAGATTCGTAATTTTTTCATCCATAAACATTgaatatatttaagattttataacaATTCATATATACTGTGCTAAACCAATTAAGCTGACTTTGTGTCATCCTCTAAGTAAGATGAACTATACTCTCTTAATTTAAATGTCATCGTCTAAACGAGCATAAGTGTATAATAAGAGAGGAAAGAATATAATGTGGattcatacaaaaattaattaaagtttgttAGATATGGTTATCTATGTCATGTCCAATTATGCATTTATGTGCACGATCCACAAACTAGATATATTCCACACACTAATTACATTAATTACTAAAATGACTTCTTTATGTTTTTCGCTGGCAATAAAAAtttccataataaataaaatatatttgcatCAGCTCTACTCTACCAATTAAAAATGGTAATGTCATCTAACACTAAATAGAAATTTTTGTTAGTGGCTATCAAGACGATGAACATAACAAACCACTAGCAGCTAGCAGCAGAATGACAGATCTAACTTGACTATCATAAATCTTTTCAAATCTAGACATGAAAGAACAATATTTAGTGGACGTGTGTTGTATGGCTAACAGTCTTGGCAATTTCtctatatttcaaaattcatagaggttgaaaaacaattatttgacCCCTATACAATACCAAAACTGTATGGCTCCTTATCAAAATTAATCTTACTTAACTGGGACATGATACCCACGCAAGAAAAGGAAACAACGGAAAAAGCTAGAGCCCCACCTAACGACCCTAAAGCCCAGGTTATGCTAGCCACCACCCACCAAACAGGTTACAACTGTCACAGCAAGGCTCGGGCTACTTCTTTATGCCTTAGAGCAACTTGAGCTAATGGGTCCTGCGAACCCGATTGCTAACTAGAGTTGCACACTTCCAAAACAAGCACACGCAAATGAAAACAACAACCACAAACTACTCCATTCGTTGCAGCTACCACCAGGTAATGACATAGACAAGCAATGCTTTACTTcttttgaaaggaaaataattagCAACTAACAAGCACGTCAAGTACGGTAAATAACGATAAACGCAATAATCACATATCaagacaaataataataataataataacaaaaactcAAAAAGCCCAAGCATATATAGATAGTTAGTACGTGTGTCCTTACAACGGCTTCAGGTGGAGTTGCGGTGGCGCGTGGGCGAGTGGCACTTTTATTGCGAGTTGCACTATTATTGGTGGTAACAGCAGCAGTCTGAGCCATCTTCAAGTAGCCATTGGACCTCACAGATATGCTCTTAGGGAGCGAGAATCTCTCAACCTCCACCACGTTATTCTCCATCACGCTCGTCGGACTCTCGTCCGACGCTTCCTGCAAGtccttgttattattattattcaaaatattgttGTGATTATGATTATTGTTGTTATTCCAATCGGCATAATTCTCTTTGCCTTCCCCAATGTGGAGGCTACGGAAGCCATGCAAGACGTCGAACAGCGTCGGTTGAGTCTGGCCGGAGGATCCACTGCCGGCGGCGGCGTACTGACTCTCCAGCGAAGCCTGGATGACGAGGTGCAGCTGCTTCTGCAGCTCCTTGTTTGCTGCCCGGAGCTGACCGTTCTCCTGCCTCAGAGCATCCACCTCTTTGGAAGTCTCCACCAGGCGATTCAGGCACATGCTTTGACGGTTCACCATGTCCTGGTGCTTCTGAATCACGCACGAGTCATACTGAGTTGTTGAGTCGGAGTACGGGTACAGCGAAACGCCGCCTCCGTTGCTGCAGTTCGCGGAGAGCGAAGGAAGGTTATCGTTCGACAGAGCTGAGTACAGTGAACCGTAGCCTCCGTTTGACGGCAATTGACCAGAGACGGCAGCGGGGCCGAATCCGCCGTTGGAGGAGGGAGAGCAAGCGTCCTTATTAAGCATTTTTCTCGATTCTGCAAAATCAGACAAAGATAGTTACAACTAAAAAGAATTGCGGAATCGCAACGCGATGACCGATCATTAACTGAATTGTTTCATCGGGCATCACTTAACTAATATTTGTACTCAGatcataatattttgataaccGATTCATTAAAGAATCACAGTGCGCGATCGAAGAAAACGTCGAACTAAGTTGTATTCAAGAAATATCGATGAAATGATCGATAAGTCGACCATGCAAATTACTTAATGTATAATGAAGTTAATTGATAGAGGAATTAACATTGAATTAAAGAAGATGCTGTTGATTGAATAAACAGAGAATTTCTTGAAAATCACTGACCTCGCTGTTGGCTTGAGCTTCTGTCGAGGACTGAAGAGATTTTAGAAAGAGAAAGcgatttgagagagagagagagaagtggCAGAAGAGATTTTATAGTAGTAATGGTTGAGGCGAGTGTGTTTGGTGCcatggaaagaaagaaagaaaccgTCTCTGACACACTTCCTAACAGAACGCTCTTTCGGAGCTTATTCAACTTTTATGCCTTTCCCTAATTACCCCTACTCAATTCGTAAGATCTGCTACATCCCTTTAggatttttttggtattttaaatTGGTGTGtttcttaaaactaaatttcGTGCTTAAGCATTGCCCATTCATATACTTTCTCTTTTACTCTTATTgataacttcaaatttaattatatacaatttaaaaattaatattcagagaagttatataaaaatattctaaagaagcttcattttaattttaatttttttcttaagaaataGTTATGCAATATTTTATAAAGGATAGTCATAGTTTAAcatctattatattttatactaccatttaataactataaatattattattttatttaaaaaatttgttttatatttgttaaatatgatatatttattattaacagAGGTTTTAAAGtagaaataagagaaaaaaaagggggTTTTATAAACTACAAAATCTGCTCTCAATTATTGGTATATGCATTGTTGtgtattcatttatattaacTAATATCTGTGTTTAGTGTCAATAATTATTACTTAATGCAGAAACTATTGTGCGGAGGTTACTAAACCATTGTATATGTCAAATAGCGTAATAAACATTCTCATGTtaatatgaaatgttttaattttttgtattatgaACAATAACAGGTAAGAAATTGAGATCCATATAAATTGGTAGATGGGGGTCCACGTTGTATGATTTATTGTTGGTTTTGAAGATAgacataaatagaaaaaataaattttggttcTAACAGAAAGATAATAAGAGGAGAAGACAGTTTAGAGGGCGTATTCAAGGTGCAGTTGCGGTTAGGGCAGCATTTGATTATATAATGCTTGAATTTGAAGTTAGTTTGAAGGAGGGTACTGGCTGGTGGTCTAGGCTTTGGTTTCCCATTTTCAAGTCATGAAGTGGATTAAGACAGGTTGacatttatttagaaaagaaaagaaaagaaatcatggTCTTTCTATTTGGAATTGGAGTGTGAGAGGTTAGAGGGATTGCTTCTTTATCACATTTACAACAACCTCTTCCTCTAATCGCTACTCCATCAAAATCTCCTATCAAAATGTTTGTTGAATAAAATAACACTTATTCAAAATTCTCACGTTAATTTCTTTCTCCATGCCCAATACATAGACTCTTTCCCACGTGTCATGGTTGTTAAGTTAGCCACACAATTCTTCTCAGATATTgttttttcataaaacaaacaaTGTTCAGATTATCTTTCCCTTTCATTACAGCTTTCGTCACACTGCTAAAACCTCAATTACTTGTTCTTAAGTTTTATCAAGGTCCAAAGACCAAATCACAAATGTCCCTTTCTCTACTACTCTCAATGCATAGAGCTGCCACTGAAAATGGCTGCTTCTTAATCCTTAACTTTGATTCAATTGAAACATAACTGTTTAGTATAGGTAGATTATTCTGTAATAGGGCTTAAGAGTTCAAACGTCAAGAAAAAAATGCAAAGGGGTTGACTAAACTTAGCTATcaagagaaacaaaaacaagtccCTAGATCTGCAGGTACAGCAACAAACATATCATTTATCAATAACCAAAAAGACCTTGCTATCCGGCAGTATTTATGCATGTAGATTACACACCCTCCAAACAAATCCCCGGgctcttttattttatcaatataatcaagagaaataataacaacaaacttGGTCAGACACTCTTTTAtacagttttctttttttcattagatgaaatttattgataatCACATATTTAgacgagtctaacacgaaattTAGTAAATCTCtcttagttttatatttttcgaCAAATTTTAACCAGTAAAGGACTGTATATTGCAAAGAATGAATTCTTAGTAGTTGTTTGTATTATTACTTGGAGATTTGCAATACCTGTCTGTAGAGTTTTTTCCCGCTGTATATAATGTCCATGGTATTGAGTGTATGTTATACAACACCATCTAGGAATTGAGTTGTCAAGATATTAGACTTCTAACAGGGAGGAAACTCAAATTTGGGAAGAATTTGTTCGTATTTACATACACATAGATTAACAATATATTTCTGAATAAGCAGTACATATCATGATGGCTTTTACAATATATTATGAACAGAAAAAATGTAAGTGAGTCAATTTATCAAGTGAACAAATGCTTCATGATGAGGAACAATCTGGAAGAGAGAGAGATATCTACGGCAAGAATATGCAAAAGTCAAAACTTTCTGTCATAGCAATGCCTTTCACTCTCTTTCTTACATTAGCTCCAGGTTTCCTGGATAGAAGTCGAAATTGCTTCTCATGCCTGGAAGcagaaagaatataaatatgataaaaattgataaaatacaaatatcaacTTAATAATATTTCCAGGGATAAAATGCATTATTGCTGGTAATAGAACAATGTGGTACCAAAAACAAATTCGAATGTCAAAATTCACAATACTGAGATAAAGAACTAACAGGTACGCGATAACTAAATGGCATGCTAAAATGACTCAACTAAACATAGGCTAAAGTGAGACACTTAGCACTCAGAACTCACAATTGAGACCTTTTCTCTTTATACTGCATATGACATTTCCTTTAGGCTCCACATGTGCAATCTTCAATTCAATTTAACTACCTGAATAAGCCTTCCCTTCACTGTAGGGAGAAAGGATACTGTCCTCATGTGTGAAACTGCTTTCCAGACTGATTCCCAAAACAGATAAGGGTATAGTTGAATCAAATGGTTGAGTTGCATGAGTAGGATCAATGCTTTTTGGACAGTACTGGACGAGAGGGTTCATATCCTTGTTCTCATGATCAGATTGGAAGAGATTAATGGATGCAGAAGCCGAAGAATCCTTTCAtgacaggaaaaaaaaaatagtacaatTAATAGGTATATTATTTTGGAGACCGGGTATCTCGTTGATGTTACCTTGACTTCGTATACCTTAGCTTGATCAACTATTCATGAATACATTATCAGATGATTTTGATGAAGATCAACTGGAATTAACCGTAAACTACAAAATGACTTTTCTATTCTAAAGCTTACTATAAAAACATGGGGGCTTCAAAACATGTGCACCATATATAACACAATTATGGACCTAAATCATTGCATCACATGGGTGGATACAGCAGTCCTCCAATTCTTCTTCTATGGTATTTCTTTGAACTGTTATGGTTATAAATAGCTTCAGAAATACAATGGTTGCGGAAACTTATATTAACAGTTTTACTGTATCTATGGTACCGTTGCAACTGTATTTGTGTTTGAATGCTTTCCAAAAAATATGTGTGGTATAAGCAAAACTATGAATcagaaaaaatttaaactttgaaaGTTTCACATCTTCCGTTTTGATGCAAGAAGTGATAAGTCACTGAAAGGAAATTGTTGAAGTGCACTGTTCTGCATAAAATTATTACTCTGCATTAATATTGCCCTTGTCCTTTAAAATTAGCCTTGCAAAAATAAACTTCTGTTCACATTCTGCTCAagtttgtataaatattatgatgCTCTTCTCTCTAATCGTTATAGTCTGATGTAGCCCTACGACTATCAACACACTAAGAAGGAATGAAAATATGTTGACTTATAAAGAAGAAATTCAGACCTCCATTGCACTTAGATTGTCAATATCTGACTTGCCGACTGACTTATCCTTCTCTAAAGAAGAGCAAGAGACATCTTGATCATCAAACAATATTCTAATTGGATCCTGATCTCCTccaaataattcatcaaagttCTGGAAAGTTAAGTCAACATCAGGGATGTTAAAATCATCTAGACGAACAAGTTCTTCACATATACCGAGGTCTTGAATATTTTGGGACCATAGCTGCAACGTTGacaaaaagaaattttcattttgacaAGTATAAAGTTGACCAAATGTTTGATACTGAACAATCAATATAATGTCAACCAAATTTAAATGAATCAAATGCGAGAGCAGTCACAAACACACAGCAAAACAAGTGTCTTCCCACGCTACTATATATCTGACATTCAACTCTTCTTTCTTGTCACTGACAGATTGGGAGGAAGGTCTAAGATTAAAAAGCCAGCATGCTatgtttgaaacaaaatttccaaaCTTTCTATGATAAGGATTTAAGTTTAGAAACCCTATCAAGAGCATGTTTAATTTGGCATTTTTTCAACCAAACTCCTGTTCAAGACATTCAAAAGCTGGCTGAAATTTGTTTGtatgattttcaatttttttcagcTTGAACccaatttttctttaaactaGGATAGGCCTGGAAGACACAAGTTAAGCCTTTGCATAGGAGGACCTTCACTGTTAGGAAAATCTTGGAATGATGTTAATCTTATATTATGAAACCAATACCCGTTTCagtaattatatatgaaaatcactCCTTTTCTTAGCATAATATACTCCTGTTTTGTTTCTAGCATTATATGCTTTTCTCATGTACGGTTTTTGTTGGTCCAGTTTGTCCTTTCAGCTTTTCATTCGGTTTGTCCTTGCTGGCTACACAGCATCATTATAAAgctttttattaatatgttgtAATAAAGGAAAAGGAGAAATGTATAACAATTATAACTGTTGGAAGCTTATTGCAGTATGGGGAAATTGTATTtcaaattagattaaattatgATTTGTAATGTAGCAGAAAATGTGAAATGTTGTTTATAATCAGGATTGAGGGAATATCCGTAATATCAGAAGTTAGGATTTAGTTGAATGAGAATTGGGATATCTTATCCCTAGCTAGattgtggttttcttttccaatgtAGACAAGATATACCTGAGTTTTAAGCTCGCGTTGCTTGTCTGGTGAGATTTAGTGCCCTTTGAGTTACCTATACAAGGCATAATATCTGTCTCCTTGATGATAGCTTACctttaataatttaacataaaaaatatggaatttttcaattgtttttatgtttattcCTCGGTTCTATGTCCCCATTCTTCATCATATGCTAAATATATTATCCAATGATGTACAAAACCTAGTGTTTTCTTTCAAACTGCAATGGAAAAAAGTTGTGATTTGTCTGAAACATTTTTTGCATATTTGTGTGtacatgttcatattttcaTGTAACCAAAGGGATGCATCCCACCAAAGCAAGGTGCAAAATAGGAGAAGTTAGCActtcatattttcatattaaaaacagAGGTTAAAACCAGTGCTCTTCAAACAGATAATTCTCTGACCTGATTACTTCGAAGAGGACTTTTGCAGGTCCAGAACAATTCTCCATGCAAGGGAAGATCGATaattgaagatgaagataaaTTATCAAGTTGAGAAAAAGTAGAAGGCAAAGTTTCTGTGCTCGGCTCCACGATAGGACGGTCTTTTTCCAGAACATTAGTAGCCAAATCCTGGGAATTTTGTGCTTGACCATTGATTTTTTCGTCCAATTTCTTAAGAGTGTTATATAATGAAggtgatgattttttttcttttagccTACTGATCTTCGCAGAATAATCAATCTCCTCATTTTGTTGGAGCCATTTTAGATCAATAATCTGCTGCACAATAGTTTGACGCTCTTGATGATTGTGCAATATCTGCaagacaatattaaaaattgagatACATCACATT
This genomic interval from Vigna radiata var. radiata cultivar VC1973A chromosome 8, Vradiata_ver6, whole genome shotgun sequence contains the following:
- the LOC106772454 gene encoding putative zinc finger protein At1g68190 isoform X2; translated protein: MEKVCEFCTALRPLVYCKADSAYLCLSCDAKVHLANALSGRHLRNLVCNSCGHHAAYVVCLNHKMLICRDCDKKLHNVSLSHQKRAIRSFIELNVAQVSGKPDIQTGVPSLLAGAKLDEGSTSQQGQILHNHQERQTIVQQIIDLKWLQQNEEIDYSAKISRLKEKKSSPSLYNTLKKLDEKINGQAQNSQDLATNVLEKDRPIVEPSTETLPSTFSQLDNLSSSSIIDLPLHGELFWTCKSPLRSNQLWSQNIQDLGICEELVRLDDFNIPDVDLTFQNFDELFGGDQDPIRILFDDQDVSCSSLEKDKSVGKSDIDNLSAMEDSSASASINLFQSDHENKDMNPLVQYCPKSIDPTHATQPFDSTIPLSVLGISLESSFTHEDSILSPYSEGKAYSGMRSNFDFYPGNLELM
- the LOC106770702 gene encoding zinc finger CCCH domain-containing protein 15 isoform X2 encodes the protein MAPNTLASTITTIKSLLPLLSLSLKSLSLSKISSVLDRSSSQQRESRKMLNKDACSPSSNGGFGPAAVSGQLPSNGGYGSLYSALSNDNLPSLSANCSNGGGVSLYPYSDSTTQYDSCVIQKHQDMVNRQSMCLNRLVETSKEVDALRQENGQLRAANKELQKQLHLVIQASLESQYAAAGSGSSGQTQPTLFDVLHGFRSLHIGEGKENYADWNNNNNHNHNNILNNNNNKDLQEASDESPTSVMENNVVEVERFSLPKSISVRSNGYLKMAQTAAVTTNNSATRNKSATRPRATATPPEAVKVYVRGGQKEEEPLEMVVYNQGMFKTELCNKWQETGTCPYGDHCQFAHGIGELRPVIRHPRYKTEVCRMVLAGVVCPYGHRCHFRHALTEQEKAVVSQPKPRTMKLER
- the LOC106770702 gene encoding zinc finger CCCH domain-containing protein 15 isoform X1, which translates into the protein MAPNTLASTITTIKSLLPLLSLSLKSLSLSKISSVLDRSSSQQRESRKMLNKDACSPSSNGGFGPAAVSGQLPSNGGYGSLYSALSNDNLPSLSANCSNGGGVSLYPYSDSTTQYDSCVIQKHQDMVNRQSMCLNRLVETSKEVDALRQENGQLRAANKELQKQLHLVIQASLESQYAAAGSGSSGQTQPTLFDVLHGFRSLHIGEGKENYADWNNNNNHNHNNILNNNNNKDLQEASDESPTSVMENNVVEVERFSLPKSISVRSNGYLKMAQTAAVTTNNSATRNKSATRPRATATPPEAVQKVYVRGGQKEEEPLEMVVYNQGMFKTELCNKWQETGTCPYGDHCQFAHGIGELRPVIRHPRYKTEVCRMVLAGVVCPYGHRCHFRHALTEQEKAVVSQPKPRTMKLER
- the LOC106772454 gene encoding putative zinc finger protein At1g68190 isoform X1 encodes the protein MEKVCEFCTALRPLVYCKADSAYLCLSCDAKVHLANALSGRHLRNLVCNSCGHHAAYVVCLNHKMLICRDCDKKLHNVSLSHQKRAIRSFIGCPSAKDFAALWGFELNEIENCASQDQYDSVSCVSAELNVAQVSGKPDIQTGVPSLLAGAKLDEGSTSQQGQILHNHQERQTIVQQIIDLKWLQQNEEIDYSAKISRLKEKKSSPSLYNTLKKLDEKINGQAQNSQDLATNVLEKDRPIVEPSTETLPSTFSQLDNLSSSSIIDLPLHGELFWTCKSPLRSNQLWSQNIQDLGICEELVRLDDFNIPDVDLTFQNFDELFGGDQDPIRILFDDQDVSCSSLEKDKSVGKSDIDNLSAMEDSSASASINLFQSDHENKDMNPLVQYCPKSIDPTHATQPFDSTIPLSVLGISLESSFTHEDSILSPYSEGKAYSGMRSNFDFYPGNLELM